One Dermacentor silvarum isolate Dsil-2018 chromosome 10, BIME_Dsil_1.4, whole genome shotgun sequence genomic window carries:
- the LOC125941129 gene encoding uncharacterized protein LOC125941129, which yields MAWSNPARRKLALALLLHRLCRKRRRSIYTRGIFDKRTELGEYHHLVQELRQSDPEYHLKYFRMTKASFEEILSLVYNRIVHPPTHRIPISPAERLAVALKFLATGGSIVDIAISYRMHASTVAKILRETLKGILSPVVLRCPNTAEWERIRNDFIMKWNFPNCIGSIDGKHFAIKCPDRSGSDCFNYKRYYSLVLLAVADASYKFTLVDIGAQGRLSDGSFFRDSALRTHFEGGH from the exons ATGGCATGGAGCAACCCTGCACGACGGAAGCTGGCGCTGGCATTGTTGCTGCATCGTTTGTGCCGCAAGCGCAGGCGATCAATCTACACTCGGGGAATTTTTGACAAACGCACGGAACTCGGAGAATACCATCATCTCGTGCAGGAACTCCGACAAAGTGACCCCGAGTACCACCTTAAGTACTTCAG GATGACAAAGGCTTCTTTCGAGGAGATACTGAGCCTTGTGTACAACAGGATCGTTCATCCACCAACTCACAGAATACCCATCAGCCCGGCGGAAAGGCTCGCGGTCGCATTAAA GTTCCTCGCTACTGGGGGATCAATCGTGGATATAGCTATCAGCTACAGAATGCATGCGTCGACAGTAGCAAAGATCCTGAGGGAGACGTTGAAGGGCATCTTGTCACCTGTCGTGCTTAGGTGTCCGAACACAGCGGAATGGGAACGAATAAGAAACGATTTTATCATGAAATGGAACTTTCCCAATTGCATTGGTAGTATTGATGGGAAGCATTTCGCCATCAAATGCCCCGACCGTAGCGGATCAGATTGTTTCAACTACAAGAGATATTATTCTTTGGTTCTCCTCGCTGTTGCGGATGCCAGCTACAAGTTCACCCTTGTTGACATCGGGGCACAAGGCCGCTTGTCAGACGGCTCATTTTTTAGAGATAGTGCTCTCAGAACACATTTTGAAGGAG GGCACTAA